From Cryptococcus neoformans var. grubii H99 chromosome 6, complete sequence:
aggacgagTCGCAAAGTACAAGTACGGATCAGGATTCAAATACCGTGCTCGAACATGACGCAGAGATTTCAAATGTGGTCAAATTACTCGACGCGCAAGGGATCAAACGTGAAGACCCTTTGCAGAGCCCTATCCAGCTGGGTTGGAGCAATGAGCGCGGTCCGGACATTGGGCCAAGTCCTGCTGTAAGAAGAGTCCAGGAAGTTTTGGATAAGAGGTGGAGTGGATTAGTCATGTCTGAACAGCTCGATGATCTTGAAAAAAGTAAGCTCGCCTTGGATTCTTTTTAAACAACGCTAATCTATGACAGTTATGAGACGACTTTCTCCTCGGGAGATCCACTTGACGTCGCCACGATATATGACCCCCCGTACCGCCCAAAAGATCGCTAATCACACCACCAATGCGGATCTTCCCAGGGTGTCAAACGCAAGGGAGTTGGGTCGAAGTCCACTAGCACCTGTGGCAGAGTTGCGAACGCCCAGCATGGATGTTAATTCAGATTCCGGGTCCGATTATGGAGACGAGGAGACCCACGAGACGTATGAGACACGCAGAAGTATGGCATCGCGGGATGAGGAAACGGAAGACGAGCAACTCACGCCCCAAGACCGTCAAGACGCTTGGCCCACATTGCCCCGCCATTCCCCGGTCTCGCCTAACGCCTCTAacctttcttcatttttccATCGCCCCAACTTCTCTGCGCCTCGTACCAGTCAGTCGCCCTCCTTTGAGACCCTCAAGCGTATGCAGGAAGCCAATGAACCTTCCAAGCCAGCCGAAAGCCGAGAATGGGTTCCTCGCCGTCCTGCTCGACCACCTAGCCCAAGGCTTGAGCAACACGGAACCCTGTCGCATGCTTTGCCGGGCGAGTATGTAGATATCCTCAAATCTCCTCGctcacctccaccaactGGCCTGACAAGCCCTTCAACAAGATCGTTTATGTCTCcaggccaagaagatgggaggaagaggagtggAGTTGGTGCGTTGAAGGGTTTGAGGCACCAGATGAGTGCTGTAAATCTCAAATGGCGATCCGAATCCAGGGAAGCTCAAATGGCATCGCCTGCTGCACCCAGCAGTGCCGGTTTGACTTCGCCTGCCGAGTTTGGTATCCTTTCTGAAGATGCTAATCATCTTTCACCTGAAAATGGATCACGCTCGTCCAGCCTTCCATTACCACCCAAGGTGGCCAGTAAATTCGCCAGCCGTATCCTTCACCCTACTTTTGCCTTCCGTCGCAATGAAgattcctcctcgtcgaaACCTGGGCACGGTAGACGCCATCCATCGCATGACGGGCCGATTCAAATATCGGAAATCTCAAGCCCGATTCCGTCAACATTCAGACATACCAGGAGCGGATCGCTGGCATCAACGCTGCCCGAGAGCGCAACATTACCGTCGCATCCTATACAGGCCGTCCATTCAAGGCAGGGCTCCTTGCCTCACGCGACCCCTCGTCAACCGTCACATTTTCCGTACCAACCTCAAACACCCACTACCCCAGCTAGCCCCGCGAGCCCTCGTAGTGTGAGAAGAAAGCCTGTCCCTAGCATGAGCAATAACGGAAGTACTACGAAAGATGGTACTTTGAGTGTGAATATGGGCGGTTCAGGAGAAGGAATAAAGAGTAGTCTGAGTTTGGGAAGTGTGGCCAGTTTTGTTTTAGAAGATCCGCCtaaggggaagagaggattAGGCTTGGCGATGTAAACTCGTAGtaatggagatgagggcTAGTGGAACGGATAGATGGGGAGGCGGATCTTCAAGCTGTAACCTTTTGTATTGAGCATAATCATACCCTGTACATTTTATACCCCCTTAGCATCGAGTTTTGGTACTTATTCATAGTATGGGTTGCGGTTGGCAAGCAAAGGTCATAGAGATGTATCCACGTGTTTTACCATACAACTATCTATTGCTTACTGTTTAATGTCTATACTTGTAATGTCTATCGTGATCCGTTGATTTCATGGGGATAGAAGAGTTTGACCGTGTTCTGCCATACTTGCTCGGCTAGTTGTTCTATGGGTATTCCTTTGACGGAGGCAACAACATGGGCGATTATACCAATCTTATCGACCAAATCAGCATCGTGTATGGCTGCATCATTAAATCCATGAGATATCATTACCTCAGCAGgttccattcttccttttaCACCCAacccctctttccatttaTCAGCTTTGCTGACTTTTTGAACAGCTAGATGGGAGTCCTTGGGAGGGATGTaggcagaagaagcgtGGGATGCTGTGGGAGTGCACCAGGGAGCATCTGATAACGTCATGCAAATAAGCCTCAATCCTATTACGGCGACGGTTCAGTCACCCACCGGTCTCCAAAAGAAGCCTATCAAGGGGAATTTGCTTAATGACTTCGAGATTGTCAAGCGTCTTGAGTGAGCAGCCATTCACGCCAATATGAAGGCCCATGTTCACCTGATGCCCATATGATAAGCTCGCGTCTATTGACAAAGGGCAGTGTACTGACCAGCTCCTTCATTTCCTCCGTACTCCCTGTAAAACTATGGACgacacctcctccccattCGGTGGTCCAGccaatctccttcattaTCCTCACAAGGTCAGTGTGTGATCCACTTGTTCGAGAGTgtaggaagagagggagtCGATACTTTTTTTGGAGACCGAGGAGTTCTGGAAGATGGGCAAGCTGAGTTTCCTGAGGGGAATGGTGAAGTCTATCGTAATCTGCAATTTTCTCAGTCAGTACTTAATTGGGAGCTCAGAGGATGTTAAACACACCAAGGCCTATTTCACCAATAGATATAATTCTTTTGGAACCTTCTTCGCCGAGATCTTGATCGATTAGATCGGTCAACTCCTTGAGATATCCTTCAGCACCAGAAGGGTGTTTATCCATTTCGCTGGTCGAAGTTGGGTGAACACCGGCAGAGCAATGCAGATCTTTATGCTGGTAGTTAGCCTTTTATAGTGCGCCAAAATGCACAGGTGACTCACCAAACTCCTTAGCCATCTCCAAGGCATCTTTGGACTCCTTCAAGCTTGTGCCGGTAATTAGAATCTTCTCAACGCCCTTGGCCTTAGCTCTCTCAATAACGGCCTTGATATCGGCTCCATGTTTCTTTCGCCCGCCATATTTGCCTTCAAACATGGGATCCGTGAGATTCACTGCGATGTCTGCGGAGATGGTCAAGGGTAAGCGCCACAAAAATACGGAAGAGACGAAGAATAAATGCGGGACACCAACCCGCGAACCGCATTTTGGGCATCTGCCGGAGAATTCTGGTAGACACGTAAATAGTGAGcgctgaagaaggttgtCCCTATAGGCTATTATATGGACTAGTGGCTGGCAAAGTGAGTGACATAGACGTTTGGTACGCAGATGAATGATAACAGTACGAGTACTACGAGTAGTACTCGTAGAGTACGGAAATGGCCGAAGTGGAGGTTTGCTTTTCCGAGAGTTGCTTCCGTTTCATTGTTGATTTGCCCGCCAAGAGCAGATGACTCTTCGTTCTTCCCTACGTACACTTGCAGCATTTCGTCCTGTTCCCACGAGTCCACAATGCCTGCCAAGACATGATTCATGTCTCCTGCCAGGTCACACGTCATCTCCCGATTAATCTCTGTcatccttcaccttccacTCTGCGTTCCGTGTATCTTGATATCGTTCACAAAAAGGTTACACTCGGGCGGCATCAACATGTAACAGCAAGGCTTCAAAGACCGTTATTCAGAGGAACGCAACTCTAGTCAAACGTTCAAGGCTAGCTCCAATTATTCCAACAAAAGATTCAATTCCCAGCGGCATGTCGATCCTTACTGGATGATCCTTTCACCAATCATGACAAGCTTCGATCGGTCCTTTGTCAGTCTCAAACGATCCAGCTTTCTTTTCATAGATATTACCTCTTGGTCTTCAAAGTCAGTGAAAATATATAGACACTGCGGATGAAGATTGGAGGATCTTTCAAATCCGACCTCTCTGTCTTCGCTTTATACATCCCTCGTTATTCTACTGCCATTCCAAATCTTCAGGAAGTAATCTAAAATGGGGCCTCAGACATTGCCCGCCTGGCCTGTTGTGGTAGATATAACATGTGTCACCATTGTGCTCGCCAGTGTACTCATTTCATCATTGCAAATCAGCGTGACATGGATCAAGAGCAAGCGTGGTGGACATATTCAGCTTTCTGAATCTTTTGAACCCAAGTCCAAGAAGGAGCTTTTCGAAACTAAAATATTATATCATGTTGCCAGGGAAACGCCTGAAGATGGCGCACCGGTAGAGGTTGCTGGCTTCTGGAGAAGCGTGAGTCCTTGTAGACCATTTTCGGCGCTAAAACCCTGGCATCAGACTATCTTTGCCAAAGTTTCTCTCCTGTTGGTAACTCTCAGCAACCTTGCGATTCAAATTGTAGAAGCAATCGCGACATCGCCTTATCGCGGACAATCATGGCTCCCACTTCTTACGTTACTCGTTGCAGACTTGACCAGCATCTACCTTGTTGCGCTCTCCACGCACTATCTATTTACTCGCAATCTCACCAGACACGCTAGTCTGACTAAACACATTTGCACCATTTCTAGCATATTACTTTTTCATTGGTACTTCCAAACTCTAGGGCAGTATCTTTGGCTAAGTACAAATGTACATATTCCCTGGACCGGCTACGCTTCATTGGGCTTGGCTTTCCTTCAAACCGTCATGTCAGGTCTCATCCCTGTTGGCCCCAAGCTGTGGGTGGACATGACCGCGGTATACACTAAGGCAGTCCGTGCCAAAATTGAGGACAATGCCGCCATTACCTTTGGTGGTAATCTTATTGAGGAGATTTCATGTTCAATCTTCGGAAAACTAATGTTTACATTCGTTTACCCGATGATCGTCAAGACTGCGACGATGCACCAGGTTGACATCCATGATCTCCCAGCCGTGCAGGCTGAGATGAGGACGCAGAACATGTATCATGAGTTTATGAGCCCCAAAACAACCGAAGATATCATATGGAAAAGGCACCCAACGTTGTCGCTACTTTGGACAGTATGGTGGCCTCAGCGACGAGCGGTGGTCAAGGGTGAGTATTGCTGCAACGATCTTGGTGCGTTGTTTTTGGTGATCTGACTTTGCTTTAgccctcatcttcatgttCGCTCTTTGTCCTCTCTGGTATCTTCCCCACATTTGTCTTCAGCAGATTCTTAATATCCTCGACGACCACACTGCCGTCCGGTGGAGCGCTGTAGCATTCGCTGCTCTCATGATCCTTGCTAAAGTTGGCAACACGATCATTTCTATGCAGCAATACAATATGTGAATCCCAAGATTAGGAACAGACATGGCATGTCGCTGACCAGATGCAGTACCATGTCATATGTCGGACCTCGAATCAATGCCCATACTTCATTCCTTCTTTACCAGTCAGTAAGCTCCCAATGACCGTCTTTCATTGCTTACAAGAGTGTTCAGGAAACTCCTCACTCGCAACCTCTTTGCCATTccggaaaagaaggaaggcgaTAAGGCCGTTCATACTAAGGCCGATatcctcaatctcatcTCGTCTGATGCTTCTTCTGTGCAACGTATCGGCTGGACATTCACCA
This genomic window contains:
- a CDS encoding TatD DNase, whose product is MPKMRFADIAVNLTDPMFEGKYGGRKKHGADIKAVIERAKAKGVEKILITGTSLKESKDALEMAKEFDLHCSAGVHPTSTSEMDKHPSGAEGYLKELTDLIDQDLGEEGSKRIISIGEIGLDYDRLHHSPQETQLAHLPELLGLQKKYRLPLFLHSRTSGSHTDLVRIMKEIGWTTEWGGGVVHSFTGSTEEMKELVNMGLHIGVNGCSLKTLDNLEVIKQIPLDRLLLETDAPWCTPTASHASSAYIPPKDSHLAVQKVSKADKWKEGLGVKGRMEPAEIGIIAHVVASVKGIPIEQLAEQVWQNTVKLFYPHEINGSR